In the Kribbella sp. NBC_00482 genome, one interval contains:
- a CDS encoding primosomal protein N', translating into MTSNGDSPEQLTLLRDTVRKSRTKEPAEITTTLPVARIAVDVSLPHLDRPFDYLVPDDLAAAAQPGARVKVRFAGKDLDGFVLERLDESDHDGKLVRLRKVVSPEQVLTPEIADLCRDVADRYAGVLADVTRLAVPPRHAKVEGEALRCDQPPRPPVSTSRSEWSPYPPGFLDAVARGEAPRAVWTAVPGADWPLAFAQAAAVCAASGRGALLLAPDARDLERLAAACSEVLGESGFVTLSADLGPTARYRAFLSALHGRARVVIGTRAAAFAPVADLGLVAMWDDGDESYAEPRAPYPNAREVLLLRAFRQKCAALLGGFARSAEAAALVESGFAHELIADRKVTRAAAPSVHIAGESDIDLARDPSARAARLPSRAFEIAREGLRTGPVLVQVPRAGYLPSLVCQTCRAPSRCSTCGGTLRRTGGSGPPSCSMCGRPAADHRCPECGDTRMRAAIIGARRTAEELGRAFPGVVVRTSGGDNMLDVVPDAPALIVSTPGAEPVAEGGYSAALLLDTWLMLARPDLRASEEAVRRWFNAAALVRPASSGGMVILVGDPSALPLQAIVRWSPEGYAAREIEERRTARLAPAAKLAELTGPAESVNDLVTRLRDLMPPSAGLEVLGPVDLDEDTVRAVVRTPRAHGTTLVRSLKESQSARTTKKNPGTVRIQVDPPSFG; encoded by the coding sequence GTGACATCGAACGGAGACTCGCCGGAGCAGCTGACGCTGTTGCGCGACACCGTTCGCAAGTCGCGCACCAAGGAACCGGCCGAGATCACGACGACGTTGCCGGTGGCCCGGATCGCGGTCGATGTCTCGCTCCCGCATCTGGACCGGCCGTTCGACTACCTGGTGCCTGACGACCTGGCCGCGGCCGCGCAACCCGGTGCGCGGGTGAAGGTGCGGTTCGCCGGCAAGGACCTCGACGGGTTCGTGCTGGAGCGGCTCGACGAGTCGGACCACGACGGCAAGCTGGTCCGGCTCCGCAAGGTCGTTTCGCCCGAGCAGGTGCTGACGCCGGAGATCGCGGACCTCTGCCGCGACGTCGCCGATCGGTACGCCGGGGTGCTCGCGGACGTCACGCGGCTCGCGGTGCCGCCGCGGCACGCGAAGGTCGAGGGCGAGGCGCTGCGCTGCGATCAGCCGCCGCGTCCGCCGGTGTCGACGTCCCGCTCGGAGTGGTCGCCGTACCCTCCTGGCTTTCTGGACGCGGTCGCCAGGGGAGAGGCGCCGCGCGCGGTCTGGACCGCCGTGCCGGGCGCCGATTGGCCGCTGGCGTTCGCGCAGGCTGCGGCCGTCTGCGCCGCGTCCGGCCGCGGCGCCCTGCTCCTTGCCCCGGACGCCCGTGACCTCGAGCGGCTCGCGGCCGCGTGCAGCGAGGTGCTGGGGGAGTCCGGGTTCGTCACGTTGTCCGCGGATCTGGGGCCGACGGCTCGCTATCGCGCGTTCCTGTCCGCGTTGCACGGCCGTGCGCGGGTGGTGATCGGGACGCGGGCGGCGGCGTTCGCTCCGGTGGCGGATCTCGGGCTGGTGGCGATGTGGGACGACGGCGACGAGTCGTACGCCGAGCCCCGTGCGCCGTACCCGAATGCCCGGGAAGTCCTGCTGCTACGGGCGTTCCGGCAGAAGTGCGCGGCGTTGCTCGGTGGGTTTGCGCGGTCCGCGGAGGCAGCGGCTCTGGTGGAGTCCGGGTTCGCGCATGAGCTGATCGCGGACCGGAAGGTGACCCGGGCGGCGGCGCCGTCGGTGCACATCGCGGGGGAGTCGGACATCGACCTGGCGCGTGATCCGTCGGCGCGCGCGGCGCGGTTGCCGTCCAGGGCGTTCGAGATCGCGCGCGAAGGCCTGCGGACCGGGCCGGTGTTGGTGCAGGTGCCGCGGGCGGGGTATTTGCCGAGTTTGGTGTGCCAGACGTGCCGGGCGCCTTCGCGGTGCTCCACGTGTGGCGGGACGTTGCGTCGTACCGGGGGATCCGGGCCGCCGAGCTGCAGCATGTGCGGCCGGCCCGCGGCGGATCATCGGTGCCCGGAGTGCGGGGACACCCGGATGCGCGCGGCGATCATCGGCGCACGTCGTACGGCGGAAGAACTCGGGCGCGCGTTCCCCGGGGTCGTTGTCCGTACGTCGGGCGGGGACAACATGCTCGACGTCGTACCGGACGCGCCGGCGTTGATCGTCAGCACGCCGGGCGCCGAGCCGGTCGCCGAGGGCGGGTACAGCGCGGCGCTGCTCCTCGACACCTGGCTGATGCTGGCTCGCCCCGATCTGCGGGCCTCCGAGGAAGCGGTACGCCGCTGGTTCAACGCGGCTGCCCTGGTCCGCCCGGCAAGCTCCGGCGGGATGGTGATCCTGGTAGGCGACCCGTCCGCGCTGCCGCTGCAGGCGATCGTGCGGTGGAGCCCGGAGGGGTACGCCGCCCGCGAGATCGAGGAACGCCGTACCGCCCGCCTCGCCCCGGCCGCCAAACTCGCCGAGCTCACCGGCCCGGCCGAATCCGTCAACGACCTCGTCACCCGCCTCCGCGACCTGATGCCGCCGTCCGCCGGTCTCGAGGTGCTCGGCCCGGTCGACCTCGACGAGGACACCGTCCGAGCCGTGGTGCGCACCCCCCGCGCCCACGGCACGACCCTCGTCCGCTCCCTCAAGGAATCCCAGTCGGCCCGCACCACCAAGAAGAACCCCGGCACAGTCCGAATCCAGGTTGACCCACCCAGCTTCGGCTAG
- a CDS encoding ArsR/SmtB family transcription factor, translating into MITIRLNAGDIGRIRFALSPVWEAVTSVRALSNNTARSVHGPWLQKVRPTIEGDDLTLLRALIPSSGYIPDFLTPAPPRRSTSLESGLAAIAATPHDLVADELTKLHAENPDPVLSELMAHPAKALDVITEALETYWRRAIEPDWRRMRSLLQEDLAFRLDELASGGIERLFRNLHPSIKYADDRIEIDRPFCCDGEPMTGQGLLLVPCVFTWPAGLAVTGAPHVPTITYPPRGLGRLWEDRQDTTDSPLADLVGRTRAAIVSHLDLPMSTTHLAHQLGVTAPTLSVHLSILRNAGVVTSRRDGRTVLYYRTSLGHQLLAAATPLATSA; encoded by the coding sequence GTGATCACGATCAGGCTGAACGCCGGGGACATCGGGCGGATCCGGTTCGCGCTGTCGCCGGTGTGGGAGGCCGTGACGAGTGTGCGGGCGCTGAGCAACAACACCGCGCGCAGCGTGCACGGGCCGTGGCTGCAGAAGGTCCGGCCGACGATCGAGGGCGACGACCTGACGTTGCTCAGGGCCCTCATTCCGTCGTCCGGCTATATCCCGGACTTCCTGACCCCGGCCCCGCCGCGCCGGTCGACGAGCCTGGAGTCGGGCCTCGCCGCGATCGCCGCGACACCGCACGACCTGGTCGCCGACGAGCTCACGAAGCTGCACGCGGAGAACCCGGACCCGGTGCTTTCTGAGCTGATGGCACACCCGGCGAAGGCGCTGGACGTGATCACCGAGGCGCTGGAGACGTACTGGCGACGGGCGATCGAGCCCGACTGGCGGCGGATGCGGTCGCTGCTGCAGGAGGATCTCGCGTTCCGGCTGGACGAACTGGCGAGTGGCGGGATCGAGCGGCTGTTCCGCAACCTGCATCCGTCGATCAAGTACGCCGACGACCGCATCGAGATCGATCGGCCGTTCTGCTGCGACGGCGAACCGATGACCGGACAGGGCCTGCTGCTGGTGCCGTGCGTGTTCACCTGGCCGGCCGGGCTCGCCGTCACAGGCGCGCCGCACGTGCCGACCATCACGTACCCGCCGCGCGGCCTCGGCCGCTTGTGGGAGGACCGTCAGGACACCACGGACTCCCCGCTCGCCGACCTGGTCGGCCGCACGAGAGCCGCGATCGTCAGCCACCTCGATCTGCCCATGTCCACAACGCATCTGGCCCACCAGCTAGGCGTCACGGCACCCACCCTCAGCGTCCACCTCAGCATCCTCCGCAATGCCGGCGTAGTGACGTCCCGCCGCGACGGCCGCACGGTCCTCTACTACCGCACCTCGCTGGGCCACCAGTTGCTCGCCGCCGCAACGCCCCTCGCCACCTCCGCCTGA
- a CDS encoding MDR family MFS transporter: MSAIAVGKPTPTALPRAFWALWVCQLVNRLGSFVQPFLVLYLTHDRHLSAGTAGAVAAAVGAGTVCAQLVGGWLSDRAGRRVTMLICFFGTGAALILLGSARSMALIWVAAFLVGLLGDLFRPAVQATVADLLQPTERVRAYGLLFWAINLGFSVSTVSAGVLASFGYGLLFWVNAATSVIAGLVIWMMVPESRPAPEENSVGRSLLPVVARDTVFLLMVLIQIGYATIYMQGYSTLPLAMAGDGLSSRTYGLVIALNGVVIVLAQPFLGRWMAKLDRPKLLASSMLVVGLGFGLGAFVHTWWGYGMSVVVWTLGEIGFAAVIGAVFADLAPIDLRGRYMGLSGMAFGVGTVIGPLAGTNALEHLGPTATWLGCAVLGVAIFIGQYALAPALHARAESNAANA; encoded by the coding sequence ATGAGCGCAATCGCCGTCGGCAAGCCCACGCCCACCGCACTGCCGCGGGCCTTCTGGGCGTTGTGGGTGTGCCAGCTGGTCAACCGGCTCGGCAGCTTCGTGCAACCGTTCCTCGTCCTGTACCTGACCCACGACCGGCACCTCTCCGCGGGTACGGCGGGAGCTGTCGCGGCCGCCGTCGGCGCCGGAACTGTCTGCGCGCAACTCGTCGGCGGCTGGCTGTCCGACCGGGCCGGACGCCGTGTGACGATGCTGATCTGCTTCTTCGGCACCGGCGCCGCGCTGATCCTGCTCGGGTCCGCACGGTCGATGGCGCTGATCTGGGTGGCTGCCTTCCTCGTCGGCCTGCTGGGCGACCTGTTCCGCCCGGCCGTTCAGGCAACGGTCGCGGATCTGCTGCAGCCGACCGAGCGGGTCCGCGCGTACGGCCTCCTGTTCTGGGCGATCAACCTCGGCTTCTCCGTCTCGACAGTCAGCGCCGGTGTACTCGCGTCCTTCGGCTACGGCCTGCTGTTCTGGGTGAACGCCGCCACGTCGGTGATCGCCGGTCTGGTCATCTGGATGATGGTGCCGGAGAGCCGCCCGGCGCCCGAAGAGAACTCGGTCGGCCGATCGCTGCTGCCGGTGGTCGCGCGTGACACGGTGTTCCTGCTGATGGTCCTGATCCAGATCGGCTACGCGACCATCTACATGCAGGGCTATTCGACCCTGCCGCTGGCGATGGCGGGGGACGGTCTGTCCTCCCGGACGTACGGGCTCGTGATCGCGCTCAACGGCGTGGTGATCGTGCTCGCCCAGCCGTTCCTCGGCCGGTGGATGGCCAAGCTCGACCGGCCGAAACTGCTTGCCTCGTCGATGCTGGTGGTCGGGCTCGGGTTCGGTCTGGGAGCGTTCGTGCACACCTGGTGGGGATACGGGATGTCGGTCGTGGTGTGGACGCTCGGAGAGATCGGGTTCGCCGCGGTCATCGGCGCGGTGTTCGCCGACCTCGCGCCGATCGACCTGCGCGGTCGCTACATGGGTCTGTCCGGTATGGCGTTCGGCGTCGGCACGGTGATCGGGCCGCTGGCCGGCACCAACGCCCTCGAGCACCTCGGGCCGACCGCGACCTGGCTCGGCTGCGCCGTTCTCGGTGTCGCGATCTTCATCGGCCAGTACGCACTGGCTCCGGCGTTGCACGCCCGCGCCGAGTCGAACGCGGCGAACGCATGA